ggttttcttttttgttacagAATGAGTGGCGGGCAATTGGGGTTCAGCAGAGCCGTGGCTGGGTTCATTATGCAATTCATCGCCCTGAGCCACACATAATGCTCTTCAGGAGGCCTTTGAATTATCAGCAGCAGCAGGAAAACCAGGCCCAGCAAAGCATGCTTGTCAAATGAACACTATCTATGCAAATCTGAAAGTGGGATTACAATGTTATAtaggttttaattttgttggtaaTATGGATgttatgaagaatgaagaacccTGGTGGAATTCTCTTTTTGTGGAGAATTTTCATGTGGTTTCAACTGTCATTTTAATGTGTTGTTGACATGATGATGTGTCATGGATTTTTATTGGTGTACCTCTCGTGTACTCTTATGCTCGGTGGATTATATAATAGTCATTATCGGTTAAATTCTTCTATGATTCCATGACTCAGGCGTGTGTTTTCTAGTGATCA
The nucleotide sequence above comes from Glycine soja cultivar W05 chromosome 11, ASM419377v2, whole genome shotgun sequence. Encoded proteins:
- the LOC114374273 gene encoding cyclin-dependent kinases regulatory subunit 1; translation: MGQIQYSEKYFDDTYEYRHVVLPPEVAKLLPKNRLLSENEWRAIGVQQSRGWVHYAIHRPEPHIMLFRRPLNYQQQQENQAQQSMLVK